One genomic segment of Desulforamulus reducens MI-1 includes these proteins:
- a CDS encoding glycosyltransferase, with protein sequence MSVKKYGIYLAYPPSVDLRAEGLGRHLAEFLKGAQERDNVCFVVACPSWTRQSLQQLCSEADVDPETFETISPRSKPLLLRAYEGYLKIKQRRISRGKFRALLKRLHVFLDNLSLLIEKKLVGMRSLTLGILLGIIFLPFLLMFGIFRGIILVVSKIFSFGKKVGQIMLKNSKVQSYRRRQQQILREPKQNSRVVRLYRYMEEAESAILRRLIERRQDVIAWYCPTAFWPHFNEISAPRLMCVPDVVLGDFPVGFAGVGGERFLENFRQVEEAIRGGEYFVTYSKHVMWNTLVKRYSVNPNNVYVVPHGANRLDELVVASGCPFNDSVTNQLCQSLFRGALSKVVNHPNAKIFGSGNVRFIFYASQFRPNKNVISLLRAYNHLLKRRYIGLKLVLTGNPKTTPEIISFINENNLENDVLCLHGLTAQELAACYRLADLAVNPSLSEGGCPFTFAEAISVGTPVVMARIPVTEEVMVDPELNSDMLFNPYDYRDIADRIEWALENKGELYKRQRKFFEEVVGKRTWRNVVDDYINILDEIAESRGK encoded by the coding sequence ATGTCTGTAAAAAAATATGGTATATATCTTGCCTATCCGCCGTCGGTTGATCTGCGTGCAGAAGGCCTTGGTCGTCATCTGGCGGAATTTTTAAAAGGGGCTCAGGAACGGGACAATGTGTGTTTTGTTGTGGCCTGTCCGAGCTGGACACGGCAGAGTTTGCAACAACTGTGCTCTGAGGCCGATGTTGATCCAGAAACCTTTGAAACTATTTCACCACGCAGTAAGCCTTTACTACTAAGGGCTTATGAGGGTTACCTTAAAATAAAACAAAGACGTATAAGCCGGGGTAAATTTAGGGCATTATTAAAGCGTTTGCACGTTTTCTTAGATAACTTATCTTTATTAATTGAAAAAAAGTTAGTTGGAATGAGAAGTCTAACCTTAGGTATTCTATTGGGGATAATTTTTTTACCGTTTCTATTAATGTTCGGAATATTTCGTGGCATAATACTAGTCGTTTCTAAGATCTTTTCTTTTGGAAAAAAGGTTGGTCAAATAATGTTAAAAAACTCAAAGGTTCAATCCTATCGGCGGAGGCAACAGCAAATCCTTAGGGAGCCCAAACAGAATTCCCGGGTGGTTAGATTGTACCGCTATATGGAAGAGGCAGAATCAGCAATTTTACGGAGATTGATTGAACGGCGACAGGATGTTATAGCTTGGTATTGCCCTACTGCGTTCTGGCCTCATTTTAACGAGATTTCTGCACCACGGTTAATGTGCGTGCCTGACGTTGTGTTAGGTGATTTTCCAGTTGGTTTTGCAGGGGTAGGTGGCGAACGGTTTTTAGAGAATTTCAGGCAGGTTGAGGAGGCGATACGAGGCGGAGAGTATTTTGTAACCTACAGCAAGCATGTTATGTGGAATACTCTTGTTAAACGTTACAGTGTGAATCCAAATAACGTTTATGTTGTACCGCACGGTGCTAACCGTTTAGACGAACTCGTCGTTGCTTCAGGATGTCCTTTCAATGATTCTGTAACGAACCAATTATGCCAAAGTTTGTTCCGAGGAGCGTTAAGCAAGGTAGTTAATCACCCTAATGCAAAAATTTTTGGCAGTGGTAATGTACGTTTTATCTTCTATGCCAGTCAGTTTCGTCCGAACAAGAATGTTATTAGTTTACTGCGGGCATATAATCATCTTTTAAAACGCCGATATATTGGACTAAAATTAGTCCTAACAGGTAATCCGAAAACTACACCCGAAATTATTAGTTTTATTAACGAAAACAACCTGGAAAACGATGTACTATGTCTACATGGTTTAACAGCTCAAGAGCTCGCAGCTTGTTATCGACTGGCAGATCTGGCTGTTAACCCTAGCCTTTCTGAGGGAGGGTGCCCTTTTACTTTCGCGGAAGCTATTTCGGTTGGGACACCGGTGGTGATGGCACGTATTCCTGTGACAGAAGAAGTTATGGTTGATCCAGAACTCAATTCTGATATGCTCTTTAATCCTTATGATTACAGAGATATAGCAGATCGGATAGAGTGGGCATTAGAGAACAAGGGAGAGCTTTATAAACGACAGCGTAAATTTTTTGAAGAAGTGGTTGGTAAACGGACATGGAGAAATGTAGTAGACGATTACATTAATATTTTGGATGAAATAGCAGAATCTCGGGGGAAGTAA
- a CDS encoding glycosyltransferase, with the protein MGLELKMIGEKKIRVMWLLNHTSARKFEVQMLKKIGINEIFLPKIFPKDPNFRSASIDYSEDENLTIPKEDLTVLNNADWYSDPGPEAWEIANKYFDIIFFILWNPEVVCGIVKHFRGSVLLRAYGMPKETSYSSLLDMITPYKGRAYIKALGDRFWFAEAYRHLHCNEHEYIGTQNVYLPLGLHNASINDNWQGNDRKVLFICPDIGCNPYYRKIYVDFLREFKGFPYSIGGAQPIRTNDPNVSGFLPIDMHEERMRQMRVMFYHSTEPNHIHYHPFEAIRAGMPLVFMAGGMLDRLGGKNLPGRCKTIAEARRKIKKILNDDWSLIEEIRNSQTCLLEPMRPENCEGAWQEGFSRILEGLERSRKRLLTPDRRQYRIVVFIPVGYRGGSLRAAKLLAQAIDLGSRQASEPAEVILAHLDNPSLYPDEEFNDLPTNIKRRPFWWRVVDSKEAYRAMVYAGLDYLPMESASYQIPDDGINQFLDCDLWVVVSDRLEHPLLPLRPYVLVVYDYLQRYIQVLSTDINAKFIASAHVAERVMVTTEFTRGDAVQFAGIPERKIVKVPMLAPHYWLNDAISKPTGNPRYFLWTTNLAPHKNHVNAFKALLIYYEEYGGRLECCISGVNTENILKSKEDHLKPLKKMLMGSKELRNNVKVLGELPEQVYRSQLSLAAFLWHPALIDTGTFSVIEAAALGVPALSSDYPAMREIDTQFDLNLRWMDPYNPEDMARQLKYMEREAQSRRNLLPTTEKLAMQSLENVAGAYWEAVRACL; encoded by the coding sequence ATGGGATTGGAGCTTAAGATGATTGGAGAAAAAAAAATACGAGTAATGTGGTTACTTAATCACACTTCTGCGAGAAAATTTGAAGTACAAATGCTTAAGAAAATTGGTATTAATGAGATTTTTCTCCCCAAAATTTTCCCAAAAGACCCAAACTTTCGTAGTGCATCAATTGATTACTCGGAAGATGAAAATTTAACTATTCCAAAGGAAGACCTAACAGTCCTAAACAATGCAGACTGGTATTCTGATCCTGGACCAGAGGCGTGGGAAATTGCTAATAAATATTTTGATATTATTTTCTTTATTTTGTGGAACCCTGAAGTTGTTTGTGGGATTGTTAAGCACTTCCGTGGATCGGTGCTTTTACGGGCATATGGAATGCCTAAAGAAACTAGTTATTCAAGTTTGCTTGATATGATAACGCCCTACAAGGGACGTGCTTACATTAAAGCTCTTGGAGATCGTTTTTGGTTTGCAGAGGCATACAGACACCTTCATTGTAACGAGCATGAATATATAGGAACACAAAACGTATATTTGCCGTTAGGATTACATAATGCATCCATTAATGATAACTGGCAGGGAAACGACAGAAAAGTATTGTTTATATGTCCAGATATTGGATGCAATCCTTACTATAGAAAAATATATGTAGATTTTTTGAGGGAGTTTAAAGGTTTTCCGTACTCAATTGGTGGAGCTCAGCCCATACGAACAAATGACCCCAACGTATCTGGTTTTTTGCCTATTGATATGCATGAAGAAAGAATGCGTCAAATGCGTGTGATGTTTTACCATAGTACGGAACCAAACCATATTCACTACCATCCTTTTGAGGCTATCAGGGCGGGTATGCCTCTTGTTTTTATGGCCGGGGGTATGCTAGATCGATTAGGCGGTAAGAATCTACCTGGCCGCTGTAAGACAATTGCAGAAGCCCGACGAAAAATTAAGAAAATTTTAAACGATGATTGGTCTCTTATTGAGGAAATTCGAAACAGCCAGACTTGTCTCCTAGAACCGATGAGGCCTGAGAACTGCGAGGGTGCCTGGCAGGAAGGATTTAGCAGAATACTAGAAGGCTTAGAGCGGAGTAGAAAGAGGCTGTTAACACCTGATAGGAGACAATACCGTATCGTAGTATTCATCCCTGTAGGCTATCGGGGTGGGTCACTGCGAGCTGCAAAGCTATTAGCACAGGCTATAGATTTAGGAAGTCGACAAGCAAGTGAGCCTGCAGAGGTTATTTTAGCTCACCTAGATAACCCCTCACTTTACCCTGACGAGGAATTTAATGATTTGCCAACAAACATTAAGCGACGTCCTTTTTGGTGGCGTGTCGTTGATAGCAAGGAAGCATATCGGGCTATGGTATATGCCGGTTTAGATTACCTACCAATGGAGTCAGCATCATATCAAATTCCGGATGACGGCATAAACCAGTTCCTGGATTGCGATTTATGGGTCGTAGTATCGGATCGATTGGAACATCCGTTATTACCACTACGCCCCTATGTGTTAGTAGTATATGATTATCTACAGCGTTATATTCAGGTCCTATCTACTGATATCAACGCAAAATTTATTGCAAGTGCACACGTAGCAGAGCGGGTAATGGTTACTACAGAATTTACCCGCGGGGATGCAGTTCAATTTGCCGGAATACCAGAACGAAAAATAGTTAAAGTACCCATGCTGGCGCCCCATTATTGGCTGAACGATGCTATTAGTAAACCCACTGGTAATCCAAGATACTTCTTGTGGACCACAAATCTGGCACCACATAAGAATCACGTAAACGCGTTTAAGGCTTTGCTTATCTATTATGAAGAGTACGGCGGAAGACTTGAGTGCTGTATTAGCGGTGTTAACACTGAAAATATTTTGAAAAGTAAAGAGGATCATCTTAAACCCCTAAAGAAAATGCTTATGGGGAGTAAGGAGTTACGCAATAATGTAAAAGTTTTGGGCGAACTGCCCGAACAGGTCTACCGATCTCAACTTTCATTAGCGGCATTTTTATGGCATCCTGCCTTAATAGATACTGGTACTTTTAGTGTAATAGAAGCTGCAGCCCTAGGGGTACCTGCACTCTCGAGCGACTATCCTGCCATGCGCGAGATCGATACGCAGTTTGATTTAAATTTAAGATGGATGGATCCGTACAATCCAGAGGATATGGCACGGCAACTCAAATATATGGAAAGAGAAGCTCAAAGCCGGAGGAACCTGTTGCCCACAACTGAAAAATTAGCCATGCAATCTCTAGAAAATGTAGCAGGGGCTTACTGGGAGGCGGTACGAGCATGTCTGTAA
- a CDS encoding ABC transporter ATP-binding protein: protein MTSPYILLENVNLHYSSVAFKERSLKTLLGNILTGNKKKNAVQDVHALKNINLEVRAGERVGLLGHNGAGKSTFLKMAADLYPISSGRRIIKGNVRSLFDLSLGFEPDATGRENIFYRGLLLGLSPRLLREIEEEVVAFADLGEFIDYPIKTYSAGMQVRLAFAISTAVGGDIMLIDEVIGAGDARFMVKAKKRILDLVEQAKILVLASHDFSALQTICQRGVVFHRGEIVFDGEITEAVKTYKRVNGIGA, encoded by the coding sequence ATGACATCGCCATATATCTTGCTTGAAAATGTTAACCTTCACTACTCATCCGTTGCTTTTAAAGAACGTTCTCTTAAGACCCTTTTAGGGAATATTTTAACGGGAAATAAAAAAAAGAATGCAGTACAAGATGTCCATGCCCTTAAGAATATTAATCTGGAAGTCCGTGCAGGAGAGCGAGTAGGGCTGCTTGGACACAATGGTGCTGGAAAAAGTACCTTTCTCAAAATGGCTGCCGACCTTTATCCTATATCCAGCGGCCGACGCATTATCAAGGGTAATGTACGCTCTCTTTTTGATTTGAGCCTTGGTTTTGAACCAGATGCAACGGGAAGAGAAAACATTTTTTATCGAGGTCTTTTACTTGGTTTATCACCCCGGTTACTTCGGGAGATCGAAGAAGAAGTAGTAGCTTTTGCTGATCTGGGGGAGTTCATTGATTATCCAATCAAAACCTACTCTGCGGGTATGCAAGTTCGACTGGCCTTTGCTATCTCTACCGCTGTGGGCGGGGATATCATGTTAATTGATGAAGTAATCGGTGCGGGGGACGCCAGATTTATGGTCAAAGCTAAAAAAAGAATTTTAGATTTAGTGGAACAAGCTAAAATCTTGGTTTTAGCCTCCCATGACTTTAGTGCGTTGCAAACTATTTGTCAGCGAGGAGTAGTATTCCACCGAGGAGAAATTGTTTTTGATGGTGAGATAACTGAAGCAGTGAAAACGTATAAAAGAGTTAATGGGATTGGAGCTTAA
- a CDS encoding ABC transporter permease: MSNYFQRVWAARYFFTHLALSDLRSRWRRSFFGILWSIIQPLGMTALLSIVFSKIFHTEIREYAPYILSGMVLWDFVIATAIGGALSFVQADAYIKQCRHPLAIYTLRTTLTNLMVLMLSSISLVLWVLVVMPKNFGWTWLAALSIYPIVALIVWPLATALAYIAVRFRDLPHALGLIFQAMWFVSPIYFEDKIFRNGDLHALIDYNPIYHLLELVRAPLLHGKWPTFENYAYCLGTMLVFSFLAWIVGRRAEERVIFYL; this comes from the coding sequence GTGAGTAATTATTTCCAGCGAGTCTGGGCAGCAAGATACTTTTTTACTCATCTTGCATTATCTGACTTACGTTCCAGATGGCGCCGATCCTTTTTTGGGATCCTCTGGTCAATAATTCAGCCTCTTGGTATGACAGCATTGCTATCCATAGTGTTTAGTAAAATTTTTCATACAGAGATACGTGAATATGCTCCTTATATTCTCTCAGGCATGGTGCTTTGGGATTTTGTAATTGCCACTGCCATTGGAGGAGCTCTTTCTTTTGTTCAAGCAGATGCCTATATTAAGCAGTGCAGACATCCACTAGCAATCTACACACTTCGCACTACTTTAACTAATTTGATGGTATTGATGCTTTCCAGCATTAGTCTGGTACTTTGGGTATTAGTAGTAATGCCAAAAAATTTTGGCTGGACATGGTTAGCCGCTTTATCTATTTATCCAATTGTTGCGCTTATTGTGTGGCCCCTAGCTACGGCTTTAGCATACATAGCAGTACGCTTCCGTGATCTACCACATGCCCTGGGTTTAATTTTTCAGGCTATGTGGTTTGTGTCACCAATATACTTTGAAGATAAAATATTTCGCAATGGAGATTTGCATGCGCTGATTGATTATAACCCGATCTACCACCTCTTGGAGCTTGTTCGTGCACCACTTCTGCATGGGAAATGGCCTACATTTGAAAACTATGCATACTGCTTGGGTACAATGTTAGTTTTTAGCTTTCTTGCTTGGATTGTAGGAAGACGTGCAGAGGAAAGGGTGATCTTTTACCTATGA
- a CDS encoding IS1380-like element ISDre4 family transposase has translation MKKIRNKKIKTKNRDDDRLTIFEIEQGDEELTTHSGLALIGALLTNTKIKTRLNNTMSAEQKKPHISNGSVGIAYIGLLCQGKSDFDHIEPFREDNFFAISLNIKETPSSPTLRQRLDMVAKDKQWNNILLEESAGLIKKTNAPLTPAYLCRENRAYLPLDIDVSPFDNSNTKKEGVSRTYKGTDGYAPIFAYLAKEGYCVNTELRQGSEHCQKNTSEFVAESIRYARKITQLPLLLRMDSGNDSASNIEICLNDDTKADFIIKRNLRKETPEGWLLLAKNNKDIYCQEREGKKVYYGSMMKYKKELKREIRVVYKITERTFGKDGQIFLVPQVEAETYWTSLPDPPHVIERLYHEHGTSEQFHSELKTDLDLERLPSGKFDTNNLILHFGVVAYNLLRMIGQSTTRMQHVPLRKQAERRRIRTVIQNLIRLASLLVSHARKKKLRFGKHSPWFETFKQAYSVCLAR, from the coding sequence ATGAAAAAGATAAGAAACAAGAAAATCAAAACCAAAAACAGAGACGATGATAGGCTCACTATCTTTGAAATTGAACAAGGTGACGAAGAGCTAACCACCCATTCGGGCTTAGCTCTTATCGGAGCCTTACTGACTAATACCAAGATAAAAACACGACTGAACAATACAATGTCTGCTGAACAAAAGAAACCCCATATTTCTAATGGAAGTGTTGGTATTGCCTACATTGGCTTGTTATGCCAAGGCAAGAGTGATTTTGACCACATTGAACCCTTTCGAGAAGATAATTTCTTTGCAATCTCGTTAAACATCAAAGAGACACCGTCAAGCCCAACCCTTCGCCAACGATTAGATATGGTTGCTAAAGATAAGCAATGGAATAATATCCTGTTGGAAGAATCTGCGGGGCTAATCAAAAAAACAAATGCACCACTAACCCCAGCGTACCTGTGTCGAGAAAATAGAGCTTATCTTCCACTAGATATTGATGTGTCTCCCTTTGATAACTCCAACACCAAAAAAGAAGGGGTCTCCCGCACCTACAAAGGCACCGATGGTTACGCTCCCATCTTTGCATATCTAGCAAAGGAAGGTTATTGCGTAAATACTGAGCTACGCCAAGGGAGTGAACATTGCCAAAAGAACACCTCAGAATTCGTTGCTGAAAGCATTCGCTATGCCCGAAAAATTACCCAGTTGCCTTTGCTTTTAAGGATGGACTCAGGCAATGACAGCGCTAGTAATATTGAAATTTGCTTAAATGATGATACTAAGGCTGATTTCATTATTAAGCGAAACCTTCGCAAAGAAACCCCTGAAGGGTGGCTACTATTGGCAAAGAACAATAAAGATATTTACTGCCAGGAACGTGAAGGTAAAAAAGTCTACTATGGTTCCATGATGAAATACAAAAAGGAGCTGAAAAGAGAAATCAGGGTAGTTTACAAAATTACCGAAAGAACCTTTGGTAAAGATGGCCAGATATTTCTCGTACCCCAGGTGGAGGCAGAAACCTATTGGACCTCATTGCCAGACCCTCCACATGTAATCGAAAGACTATACCACGAACATGGCACCAGTGAGCAGTTTCACAGCGAACTTAAGACAGACCTGGATTTAGAAAGACTGCCCTCTGGCAAATTTGACACTAACAACCTAATACTACATTTTGGAGTAGTGGCCTACAATCTGTTGCGCATGATAGGACAATCAACAACTAGAATGCAGCATGTGCCCTTGCGAAAGCAGGCAGAACGCCGTAGGATTAGGACGGTGATTCAGAACTTAATCAGGTTGGCATCACTGTTAGTTTCACATGCAAGAAAGAAGAAATTACGATTTGGAAAGCACAGCCCCTGGTTTGAAACATTTAAACAAGCTTACTCTGTGTGTTTAGCAAGATAG
- a CDS encoding DegT/DnrJ/EryC1/StrS family aminotransferase codes for MSTINKLKIPVYQPSLTGNEMKYVQDCLETSWISSKGRYVAEFENNFSFYINSKYATTVSNGTVALHLALVALGIGPGDEVIVPTFTYIASVNAIAYTGATPVFVDSLKTTWQMDPDDVKRKITPKTKAIMVVHLYGHPCDMDRLTSIAKDYNLFIVEDCAEAFGSLYKGQHVGTFGDIGTFSFFGNKTITTGEGGMVVTKHKSLHNKLVHLKGQGVAEYRQYWHDVIGFNYRMTNICAAIGLAQLEQADDFIKAKRQLAQWYKDSLSVAPVKFHDEIGEVYHSYWMCSILVENEEIRDPLREHMANAGIETRPLFYPVHTMPMYNQRFEIFPVAEEFGSKGINMPSWPGLKKEQVDFICSTIKNFFA; via the coding sequence GTGAGTACAATTAATAAGCTTAAGATACCTGTCTATCAGCCTAGCCTCACTGGAAACGAAATGAAATATGTACAGGATTGTCTAGAGACGAGCTGGATATCTTCTAAGGGTAGATATGTGGCAGAGTTTGAGAATAACTTTTCTTTTTATATCAATAGTAAATATGCGACTACAGTATCTAATGGTACTGTAGCGCTTCATTTAGCTTTAGTAGCATTGGGTATTGGGCCAGGAGATGAAGTTATAGTTCCAACTTTTACTTACATAGCGTCAGTAAATGCAATAGCATATACTGGGGCTACCCCTGTTTTTGTGGATTCACTTAAAACAACTTGGCAAATGGATCCGGATGACGTTAAAAGAAAAATTACTCCCAAAACTAAAGCCATAATGGTAGTTCATTTATATGGTCATCCGTGTGACATGGATCGATTAACCTCTATTGCTAAAGACTATAATTTGTTCATAGTTGAAGACTGTGCGGAGGCCTTTGGTTCTTTATACAAAGGACAGCATGTTGGTACATTTGGTGACATTGGGACTTTTAGTTTCTTTGGTAATAAAACCATTACAACGGGTGAGGGGGGAATGGTAGTTACCAAGCATAAGTCTCTACACAATAAATTGGTTCATCTTAAGGGACAAGGTGTTGCTGAGTATCGCCAATATTGGCATGATGTAATAGGTTTTAATTATAGAATGACTAATATATGTGCTGCAATTGGGCTTGCTCAGTTAGAGCAAGCTGATGACTTCATAAAAGCAAAGCGACAATTAGCTCAATGGTATAAAGATAGTTTATCCGTAGCGCCAGTTAAGTTTCATGATGAAATTGGGGAAGTCTATCACTCTTATTGGATGTGTTCTATTTTAGTTGAGAATGAGGAAATAAGGGATCCTTTGCGTGAACACATGGCGAATGCTGGTATTGAAACAAGACCACTTTTTTACCCGGTGCATACAATGCCAATGTACAATCAAAGGTTTGAAATATTCCCAGTAGCAGAGGAATTTGGTAGTAAGGGTATAAACATGCCAAGTTGGCCTGGATTAAAAAAAGAGCAAGTAGATTTTATTTGTAGCACTATTAAGAATTTTTTTGCCTAA
- the gmd gene encoding GDP-mannose 4,6-dehydratase, producing the protein MKKALITGITGQDGAYLAEFLLQKGYEVHGIKRRASMFNTERIDHLVKDIHEEDVRLKLHYGDLTDATNLIRIIQEVQPDEIYNLAAQSHVAVSFESPEYTANSDALGTLRLLEAIRILGLAKKTKYYQASTSELFGKVQETPQKETTPFYPRSPYAAAKLYGYWITVNYREAYNIFACNGILFNHESPLRGETFVTRKITRAVARIKLGLQKKLYLGNLDSKRDWGFAGDYVKAMWLMLQQDKPEDFVIATGETYSVRDFVELAFNQIGIQIEWRGQGVDEIGVDSGTGNVLVCVDPRYFRPTEVDFLLGDPTKAREKLGWYPEVTINQLANMMVEEDLRIAKRDLLCKNNGFEIKNGHE; encoded by the coding sequence GTGAAAAAAGCATTAATAACAGGTATTACAGGACAAGATGGAGCATATTTGGCAGAGTTTCTATTACAGAAAGGTTATGAAGTGCACGGTATAAAGCGTCGAGCATCAATGTTTAATACTGAAAGAATAGATCATTTAGTTAAAGATATTCATGAAGAAGATGTAAGATTAAAGCTTCATTATGGGGATTTAACAGATGCTACTAACTTAATAAGAATTATTCAAGAGGTGCAACCTGACGAAATTTATAACCTTGCTGCACAAAGTCATGTTGCAGTTTCATTCGAATCTCCCGAGTATACTGCAAATTCTGATGCTCTAGGAACACTAAGACTCTTAGAGGCTATTCGAATATTAGGATTGGCAAAGAAAACAAAGTATTATCAGGCATCAACGAGCGAATTGTTTGGAAAGGTTCAGGAAACTCCACAAAAAGAGACAACTCCTTTTTACCCAAGAAGTCCATATGCAGCAGCAAAGCTATATGGCTATTGGATTACTGTAAACTACAGAGAGGCATACAATATTTTTGCATGCAATGGTATTCTATTTAATCACGAATCACCTCTTAGAGGAGAGACATTTGTAACCAGAAAAATTACCCGTGCTGTTGCCAGGATAAAATTGGGCTTACAGAAGAAGCTTTATTTAGGAAACTTGGATTCTAAAAGAGACTGGGGTTTTGCTGGAGATTATGTAAAAGCTATGTGGCTTATGCTTCAACAAGATAAGCCCGAGGATTTTGTTATAGCAACTGGGGAAACATACTCTGTACGGGATTTTGTTGAACTGGCGTTTAATCAAATTGGCATTCAAATTGAATGGCGTGGTCAAGGTGTAGATGAGATAGGAGTAGACAGTGGTACTGGTAATGTGCTGGTCTGTGTTGACCCGAGATATTTTAGACCAACCGAAGTAGATTTCTTATTAGGAGACCCAACTAAAGCACGAGAAAAGTTAGGCTGGTATCCAGAAGTTACTATTAACCAACTGGCTAATATGATGGTAGAAGAAGATTTGAGAATAGCTAAACGGGATCTTTTATGTAAAAATAATGGATTTGAAATTAAGAACGGACATGAATAA
- a CDS encoding mannose-1-phosphate guanylyltransferase/mannose-6-phosphate isomerase translates to MKVIILAGGSGTRLWPLSRTNYPKQFLKLKGMDKSIFQTSFKRCLKITDSNQIFIVTNKEYRFLALGQIEELGYKFNEKNILIEPSGKNTLPAIYYAVKEIQKNGDDISVVFPSDHLIEDEKAFVETILSGVNFANDYIITYGIKPSKPHTGYGYIKPQSAIGQGYRVDKFKEKPNLETAESYINKGYFWNSGMFMFRTDIFTEEVKRYCPEVFMSFQENDIEKTYEITPNISIDYGIMEQSQRVAVVPMNVKWTDLGSFDAFYDQFAKDENNNVVFDGDILIDSTNNLLYTDKDKAVAIVGVNDLIIVDEKDALLICKKDQSQKVKEVVDKLKKLKDSKVDYHLTTYRPWGSYTILEEGLFYKIKRISVLPGKKLSYQLHHHRSEHWIVVKGTAKVTVEGKDFLVRSGESTFVQTGYKHRLENPGKVLLEVIEVQLGEYLEEDDIVRINDDFGRC, encoded by the coding sequence ATGAAAGTAATTATCTTAGCAGGTGGCAGTGGAACAAGACTTTGGCCACTTAGCAGAACAAACTACCCAAAACAATTCTTGAAACTGAAAGGAATGGATAAATCAATCTTTCAGACTTCTTTTAAGAGATGTTTAAAAATAACAGATTCTAACCAAATATTTATAGTCACAAACAAAGAGTATCGCTTTTTAGCATTAGGGCAGATTGAAGAGCTTGGTTATAAGTTTAATGAGAAGAATATCCTTATCGAGCCGTCTGGTAAAAATACCTTGCCAGCTATTTATTATGCAGTAAAGGAAATTCAGAAAAATGGTGACGATATCTCAGTGGTATTTCCATCAGATCACTTAATTGAAGACGAAAAAGCATTTGTTGAAACTATTCTATCGGGTGTTAATTTCGCAAATGATTATATCATAACTTATGGAATTAAACCCTCAAAGCCACACACTGGTTATGGGTATATTAAACCCCAATCTGCTATAGGGCAGGGCTATAGGGTGGACAAATTTAAAGAGAAACCAAATTTAGAGACAGCTGAGAGTTATATAAATAAAGGCTATTTTTGGAACAGTGGTATGTTTATGTTCCGGACAGATATCTTTACAGAGGAAGTGAAGCGATACTGTCCAGAAGTATTTATGAGTTTCCAAGAAAATGATATAGAGAAAACGTATGAAATAACACCGAATATATCGATTGACTATGGAATTATGGAGCAGTCTCAAAGGGTAGCAGTTGTTCCAATGAACGTTAAGTGGACAGACTTGGGTAGCTTTGACGCGTTCTACGATCAGTTCGCAAAAGATGAGAATAATAATGTAGTGTTTGATGGAGACATACTAATCGATTCCACTAATAACCTCCTCTACACAGATAAGGATAAGGCTGTTGCAATTGTTGGCGTCAATGATTTAATAATAGTGGATGAAAAAGATGCTTTATTGATTTGTAAGAAGGATCAATCGCAAAAGGTTAAAGAAGTTGTTGATAAATTAAAGAAGCTAAAAGATTCTAAAGTAGATTATCATTTAACTACATATAGACCATGGGGTTCTTATACTATTCTGGAAGAAGGGTTATTTTACAAGATTAAACGTATTAGTGTACTTCCTGGGAAAAAGTTAAGTTATCAGTTGCATCACCACCGAAGTGAACACTGGATTGTTGTTAAAGGAACTGCAAAAGTAACAGTTGAGGGTAAAGACTTCTTAGTAAGAAGTGGAGAGAGCACTTTCGTTCAAACGGGCTATAAGCATAGACTGGAGAACCCAGGTAAGGTATTGTTAGAAGTTATTGAAGTACAATTAGGTGAATATTTGGAAGAAGATGATATTGTTAGAATAAATGATGACTTTGGCAGATGCTAG